One genomic window of Anticarsia gemmatalis isolate Benzon Research Colony breed Stoneville strain chromosome 23, ilAntGemm2 primary, whole genome shotgun sequence includes the following:
- the LOC142983179 gene encoding UDP-glucosyltransferase 2-like gives MFVLIFIFAFATQSEAARILALIPTPSISHQVVFRSYTQELAKRGHEVVVITTDTAFPEGKTPPNFTEIVDHDMSYKIWQETFYRETSQGEGDLLAQMRAAFMGIIEIVEMQLNMPKVQKIIKEKFDLLLLEAWVRPALVLSHVHKVPVIQIGSFGFINDNVHTVGAAGHPILYPNTLSKRVYNLTKWEKMELVWELYRLKNLFDLISAEENAMAKRMFGPDIPSIDELRNNVDMMFLNIHPIWEGNRPVPPSLVYMWGVHERPMKELPQELKNYLDSSKNGVIYMSLGTNVVPSLLPPERVQMLIRVFSKMPYDVLLKWDKDELPGKTDNIRIFKWLPQSDLLRHPKIKVFITQGGLQSTDEAITAGVPLIGIPMLGDQWYNVEKYVYHGIGVQLDIKTLREEEFRNAIETVIRDDSYRRNILRLGELMRDEPMKPLDRAVWWTEYVLRHGGAKHLRSPAANISWTDYLELEIVLTMLLVFLVILLGIIIIVYYAYYFICNSKSKKTKQS, from the exons AtgtttgtacttatatttatatttgcatttGCAACGCAGAGTGAAGCGGCTAGGATATTAGCGTTAATACCGACTCCTTCCATCAGCCACCAAGTTGTGTTTCGATCTTATACTCAAGAACTAGCCAAGCGGGGACATGAAGTCGTCGTCATCACAACAGACACCGCGTTTCCTGAAGGAAAGACGCCTCCAAATTTTACAGAAATCGTAGATCACGATATGTCTTACAAAATATGGCAAGAAACGTTTTATAGAGAAACGTCTCAAGGAGAGGGTGATTTATTAGCTCAAATGAGAGCAGCATTTATGGGAATAATTGAAATTGTTGAAATGCAATTAAATATGCCAAAAGTGcaaaagataataaaagaaaagtttgaTTTACTGCTATTAGAAGCTTGGGTAAGACCTGCCTTAGTCCTGTCACATGTGCACAAAGTACCGGTGATTCAAATTGGATCCTTTGGATTTATCAACGACAATGTACACACCGTGGGAGCGGCTGGACATCCGATTCTCTACCCAAATACTTTGAGCAAAAGAGTGTACAACTTAACAAAATGGGAAAAAATGGAATTGGTGTGGGAGTTGTACagattaaaaaatcttttcgatTTGATCTCAGCTGAAGAGAATGCGATGGCTAAGAGGATGTTTGGTCCAGATATACCAAGTATAGATGAACTGAGGAATAATGTTGATATGATGTTTTTGAATATTCATCCAATTTGGGAGGGTAATAGACCGGTGCCGCCGAGTTTGGTGTATATGTGGGGAGTTCATGAAAGACCGATGAAGGAATTACCACAG gAGCTGAAAAACTACCTGGACTCTTCAAAAAACGGAGTGATCTACATGAGCTTGGGAACAAACGTCGTACCTTCGTTACTACCTCCAGAAAGGGTGCAAATGTTAATAAGAGTATTTTCTAAAATGCCTTACGATGTATTACTGAAGTGGGACAAAGATGAGTTGCCTGGAAAGACTGACAACATCAGGATATTTAAATGGCTGCCACAGTCTGATTTGctta GGCATCCGAAAATCAAAGTGTTCATAACACAAGGAGGTCTACAATCAACAGATGAAGCTATAACAGCTGGAGTACCACTCATTGGTATACCGATGTTAGGAGATCAATGGTACAATGTGGAGAAATACGTGTACCATGGAATAGGAGTTCAACTTGATATAAAGACGTTAAGAGAAGAAGAATTTAGGAATGCTATTGAAACTGTGATAAGAGACGACAG TTACCGTCGCAATATACTTCGCCTCGGTGAGCTAATGCGTGACGAGCCGATGAAGCCATTAGACCGTGCAGTGTGGTGGACAGAGTACGTACTACGTCACGGTGGAGCCAAACACCTGAGATCACCTGCAGCCAACATCTCCTGGACTGATTATCTCGAACTTGAAATAGTTCTGACAATGCTTTTAGTATTTTTGGTTATATTATTaggaattattataatagtatattatgcctattattttatttgtaatagtaaaagtaaaaagacTAAACAGTCTTGA